The nucleotide sequence GCTCTTAAAGAAGGTGATATCATAGAAGTGAAATACCTTGGTATCGACCCTAAAACTAAGAAAACAAGAGTATCACGCAAAGCCTTGTTGCCACGTCCACCACGTGAAGATCGTCCTAAGTCTGATAAGCCTTACAACGGCAAACCTCGTAACGACCGCAATAAAGGACACAATAATCACCAAAAACCACGTCAAGAATAGACGTATGTTATAGAATTTTTGTATTCATAATATTTTTAAAACCGAAGATTTTGTACTTTTATAGTATAAAGTTTTCGGTTTTTCTTTTTTTTTAGTATCTTTGCCTTCAGATAAAAGATTTCAAAAATGAAACCCTTTCTAATTTCAATAGTAACTGATGTGATTGATGCGCCTGTAACATTGGTATATAATATTGTTACTGATAACAAGAACTTTCATTGGCGAAAGGAAGTGGAGAATATTGAATTATTGGAAGACAGATTTATTGAATATTACAAAGGTGGAGGACACACGCTTTTTAAGAATATTCAGAAGAAAGAAAATGAGTATTATGCCTTTACAATGCAACACAAACTATTCTATGGAGAATGGGAAGGAAAGTTTGAATCGTATAACGGACGTACTAAAGTTTACTTTCAAGAGAAAATACATATCAAAAACTTCTTTTTAAGACTTATTGTGCCTCTCTTTTGGAATTTAAAACGCATACAACAAAATTATATTACCACTTTAAAAACAGAAGTATATGGAAAGCAATAGATACATACATTTGTGGCTACCCATAATGGGACTACACGCTCTTCATCAAGTAGAAGAGAGTATTTCTTTCTGGCAATGGTATATTGACTTTGTAGATAAGATACCCTCTTGGTTGCAGTTCTCAAGAATTTTAGAGAATGCTCATTTAGCCAATGAACACCCTGAATATTTTGTGTGGGCTTCTATAGGACAACTCACTTTGGTAGCGGTCATTGCTTTTTTATGCCGAAAGAACGAAAAAGCTACAAGAATTGCTCTTAGCTCATACCTCGTAGGATTGAGTTTCTTTTTGGTATGGCATATCCTAATAAGCTATTTCACCCATTCCTATTCTCCCGTAATGGTAACCTGCCTCATAGGCGTTTATCTTATCCCAAAATGGGGGTATATGTTGTTTAAAAGATAAAAATAATGGCTATATCAGAAATCATACAAACTTACAGAGCACTTGGTTTAGAAACCTCGTTGAACTTCGGTCAGTATACTAAGCATCTACAAAATGAGATTGCTAAAGAGAAGGATTTTAGAGGAAAAGAAGACAAAACCATAGAATGGAAATTTTAAAAATAGAAATACAATGAAAAAATGGATTATAGGAGCGGTGATTGCCGTGATAGCCGTATTAGGCTTCTTTATTTATCGCGCTGTACTGGTGAGCAATACAGCTTTTCAAACCAAAGAAGAAATAGTATATATCCCTACAGGAGCCGATTTTAGCGATGTGTTGCACGTGATGAGTCCCTTGTTGAAAGACCGTACTTCTTTTATCCAAGTAGCCAAGCGTATAGGCTATGCCGATAAAGTAAAAGCAGGTAAATACATCATCAAAAAAGGGGCTACCAATATAGATATCGTACGCACTCTTCGCAATCGCAATACTCCTGTAAAACTCAAATTCAACAATCAGGAGCGATTAGAAGACTTTGCAGGACGTATCGCTGCACAAATAGAGCCTGATAGCACTACTTTAATGCGTGCTTTCTTAAACCCTAACTTCCTCAAAGAAAACGGTTTCACCGATGCTACTGCATTGGCAATGTATATCCCCAATACGTATGAGTTCTATTGGAATACCTCTGCCGAAGAATTTCGTGACCGTATGCTCAAAGAATATGAGCGTTTTTGGACACCTGAACGCAAAGCACAAGCCCAAAAGCAAGGGCTTACGCCCATAGAAGTGAGTATATTGGCATCAATTGTACAGAAAGAAACGGCAAAGGTAGACGAGCGTCCGCGCATAGCAGGGGTTTACTTGAACCGCTTACGTATCAATATGAAATTGCAAGCTGACCCTACTGCTATCTTTGCTATGAAAAACCATACGGGTGATTACAATATGGTAATAAAACGCGTTACCGAGGTGCATACAAGTTTGCAAAATCCCTATAATACTTATCGGAATTACGGTTTACCTGTGGGACTTATCACGATGCCCGATATATCGAGTATTGAAGCTGTGCTCAACCCTGAGCAACACGATTATCTCTTTTTTGTTGCTGATACTGAAAACTACGGTTATCACAAATTTTCGCGTACCTATATGCAACACCTACAAGGGAAAAAGCAATATACAAGATGGGTTGATGACAAAGGAATTAAATAGAAGATGGTTAATGGTTAATGGTTAATGGTGAAATTAGGGGTAACTTATACAGAGCTTATAGGATAAACGAACAGTGAGTGGCTCTACAGTGGGTCTACAGTGGGTCTACAACGAACAAAAGACGAACAAAAGACGAACGATAAACGAAGGAACAACGAATGTAAAGTGGAAGTAAAGTGAAGGAGAGATATATTAAAAAGGTTTCTTTATTCACTTATTTTCCAATTGCTGATACCTGCTAAGCGGGTATTGTAATGACAGTTATTATATATGAATAATATATTTATTAGGCACTGATAAAAAATAAATGTTAAAAATCTTGTGTTTTTATGGGTGAAGACCTAATTTTGCCGTGCAAAATGAAGTTTTTTAAGGCTTAATAATGATGTGGGATTTTAAACGAACAGTAAATGTATTTACTCTAATACTACTACTTATACTTTTTTCTTCAACAGAGATTCTTAAAGCACAGCAACTAAAAACTGTAATTTCAGAGAATATAAAATTTACTACTTCTGGTTTTCAAGAAGGTACTTATATTTCCGTGAGAATTATTTTTCCTAAAGATAAAGAAAAGATAGATGTAAGATTTACTTTTCCTGAAGGAATTGAATATGCGGGATATACTCTTGAAAAGAACAGTGCCATACGAAAAGTTACTCCCAAAGATATAAATTTACCTAATAACCCTGTGCTTACTGTACTAAGTAGACCAGGAAGTACAACACATCTTTTAGTGAAACGGAGAATTACTAAAAGAGGGTACAGCTATCTGAAAAAACATCTATCTCTTCAAGATGAAGTGGGGGTAATGATTGATGAGGTAACGGTTGCTACTAAAAAATCTAATGAATATTTTTTGAATACTCCTAATCTGCAAATTACGACACAAAAGGTGAAAGAGAATCCTATGGGGGATTATTCGAGAGTATTTGGTATTGAGAATAAAACCATAGAAGGGAAAAGAGTAGGTATCATAAACGATATTTATTTTTCGGCGAAACACCCGTTAGGGGGTAAAACACGAAAAATGATTTACAATAAAAAAGTACTTACTCCCATAAGTAAAGTGCCACAGCATATAGGGCAAAATGGAGGAGAGGATTTGTATGTGATACGAATTTCGGAAGGATTAAAAGAGAAGGGAGGAGTCTCGATTACAGAAGAGTATACGGCGAAGGGGTGTAAAGCCAATGGAGAGGTGCGTTATGAGGCTTATTGGGGAGAAAATCCTTCGGAATTATATGAAGTGAGTAGTGCTGTTCAATCGATTACAATGCAAGTAGCAACTGATGAAAAACCTAATGTTATTTTAAATCCACAGAGTACAGCAACTTATTTTAAATGGAGTGATGGCTTCTGTGGAAATACTTTGGGAATGTTTACTGCACAATACATTAATAAAGGGAATGCAACAGCTTATGATCTTCAACTGACCCTTTACGAAGAAGAGAATGCGGTGAAATTTAAGACTTATAAACCTACGAATTTTCGTATTATAGATAGTGAGAAAAAAGAAATCATTATCCCTGATAAAGCCATACAAATGCCTGATGGTGTGTTAGGAAAACGCATCATTAGCTTTGCTGAATTAGAGAGCTTTAAGGATTTAGCATTAGGACAACGCAATATAGGTCTTACTGATGAAGATGGTGATGGGGTAAGAGATGATTTGGCACCAGAAGAAAAGTTAGAAATACGTTTTGATTTAGTTAGAAATGATAATATTCCCTGCTTATCATCTGCCGAAGGGATATTTGGTGTAAGTATTATTACTGAGCTTTCTTACCATAGCTTCTGTGGTATTTCTTTTCATAAACAAGAGTCATTAAGTGACCATACTTTTAAACGAAAAATAAAAGAT is from Capnocytophaga ochracea DSM 7271 and encodes:
- a CDS encoding HXXEE domain-containing protein, with the protein product MESNRYIHLWLPIMGLHALHQVEESISFWQWYIDFVDKIPSWLQFSRILENAHLANEHPEYFVWASIGQLTLVAVIAFLCRKNEKATRIALSSYLVGLSFFLVWHILISYFTHSYSPVMVTCLIGVYLIPKWGYMLFKR
- the mltG gene encoding endolytic transglycosylase MltG is translated as MKKWIIGAVIAVIAVLGFFIYRAVLVSNTAFQTKEEIVYIPTGADFSDVLHVMSPLLKDRTSFIQVAKRIGYADKVKAGKYIIKKGATNIDIVRTLRNRNTPVKLKFNNQERLEDFAGRIAAQIEPDSTTLMRAFLNPNFLKENGFTDATALAMYIPNTYEFYWNTSAEEFRDRMLKEYERFWTPERKAQAQKQGLTPIEVSILASIVQKETAKVDERPRIAGVYLNRLRINMKLQADPTAIFAMKNHTGDYNMVIKRVTEVHTSLQNPYNTYRNYGLPVGLITMPDISSIEAVLNPEQHDYLFFVADTENYGYHKFSRTYMQHLQGKKQYTRWVDDKGIK